The following are encoded in a window of Saccharothrix longispora genomic DNA:
- a CDS encoding sacsin N-terminal ATP-binding-like domain-containing protein: MSPEPRDPFGTAALRESVLAAWRGSPTRFREDANAEEDLRLGGYRDRLLVELAQNASDAAGAEPGVLRLTVVDGELRAANTGAPLDAAGVSALASLRASSKSAGTVGQFGVGFAAVLAVTDAPRVVSRSGGVAFSAARTREAVPELASARGGDVPVLRLVWPTDEDDLPEGFDTEVRLPLRADAGGVLAEFALQVPDLLLALPGLRRVEVGDEAWERAETGGVVELTGPGGVRRWLVHRDAGELPGELVAGVEARPRWSVCWAWPMDEPLSGDVLHAPTPTDEKLSLPARLIATLPVEPSRRRVLAGDAASFVLDRAAAAYPALVTALPAVERTSLVPLPGFPLSEVDDRLRTAVLTELRSASWLPLADGEWGAPATSKVLDAASFDLVELLEDVVPGLLDHELTLPSHARALAALDVPRMSVAEVVAALSGVGGDPSWWRQVYEALSPIADVDSTAREEMGGLPVPLVDGRLVSSPRGVLVGTDADLFSVPGLRIAHPEAAHPLLLRLGATEASAAELLDSDAVREAVRQSLDDPGMEGPELVSTVLRLVSRAGGRPWLGALALPSSSGEWRRADELVLPDSALLEVLEDDAPFGVLAAPVAAEWPREVLTGVGVIDGFTVVDDDSPTEPDHDLADEGYWWDAFDVPPTRVLGIRDLDLVARDKWPRALAMMAADPVTWRAVTEPDGYTGWWLARYATLGGAPLGSWRLPDAVELEGLYDVVPDVGLPAHVLAAAGVRTSLGVLDEDDVADLLARLGDPARTLSDALVLRVHALLASVADDVGVEPPDRVRVLTGAAEPADDVLVLDLPWLLGVLPPEQVLTSSGSAPALAELLALPLASEEVTGEVVGAGDEVVWSDLGAVRLACELLGVEVPTATVVVHDTLVVSAEGAEHEVPWWVADDVVHAADTPEGLARALAWTTSRWADRHTFTALIATPTPTTLLA; encoded by the coding sequence GTGAGCCCGGAGCCGCGTGACCCGTTCGGCACCGCCGCGCTGCGCGAGTCGGTGCTGGCCGCCTGGCGGGGGTCGCCCACCCGGTTCCGCGAGGACGCCAACGCCGAGGAGGACCTGCGCCTCGGCGGCTACCGCGACCGGCTGCTGGTCGAACTGGCGCAGAACGCCTCCGACGCGGCCGGGGCCGAACCCGGCGTGCTGCGGCTGACCGTCGTCGACGGGGAGCTGCGCGCGGCCAACACCGGCGCGCCGCTCGACGCGGCCGGCGTGTCGGCGCTCGCGTCGCTGCGGGCGTCGTCGAAGTCGGCGGGCACGGTCGGCCAGTTCGGCGTCGGCTTCGCCGCAGTGCTGGCGGTGACCGACGCGCCGCGCGTGGTGTCCCGCTCCGGCGGCGTCGCGTTCTCGGCTGCCCGCACCCGCGAGGCCGTGCCGGAGCTGGCGTCGGCGCGCGGCGGCGACGTGCCCGTGCTGCGGCTGGTGTGGCCGACCGACGAGGACGACCTGCCCGAGGGCTTCGACACCGAGGTGCGGCTGCCGCTGCGCGCGGACGCCGGCGGCGTGCTGGCGGAGTTCGCGCTCCAGGTGCCCGACCTGCTGCTGGCCCTGCCGGGGCTGCGGAGGGTCGAGGTCGGCGACGAGGCGTGGGAGCGCGCGGAGACCGGCGGTGTCGTGGAGCTGACCGGGCCCGGCGGCGTGCGGCGGTGGCTGGTGCACCGGGACGCCGGCGAGCTGCCCGGGGAGCTGGTGGCCGGCGTGGAGGCGCGGCCCCGGTGGTCGGTGTGCTGGGCGTGGCCGATGGACGAGCCGCTGTCCGGCGACGTGCTGCACGCGCCCACGCCGACCGACGAGAAGCTGTCCCTGCCCGCCCGGCTGATCGCCACGCTGCCCGTGGAGCCGTCCCGGCGGCGGGTGCTGGCCGGCGACGCGGCGTCGTTCGTGCTGGACCGGGCCGCCGCCGCGTACCCGGCGCTGGTGACCGCGCTGCCCGCGGTCGAGCGCACCTCCCTGGTGCCGCTGCCCGGCTTCCCGCTGTCCGAGGTGGACGACCGGCTGCGCACGGCCGTGCTGACCGAGCTGCGGTCGGCCTCGTGGCTGCCGCTGGCCGACGGCGAGTGGGGCGCCCCGGCGACGTCCAAGGTGCTGGACGCCGCGTCGTTCGACCTGGTCGAACTGCTGGAGGACGTCGTCCCCGGCCTGCTCGACCACGAGCTGACGCTGCCGTCGCACGCCCGCGCGCTGGCGGCGCTGGACGTGCCGCGCATGTCGGTCGCGGAGGTCGTGGCGGCCCTGTCCGGCGTCGGCGGCGACCCGTCGTGGTGGCGGCAGGTGTACGAGGCCCTGTCGCCGATCGCCGACGTCGACTCGACGGCCCGCGAGGAGATGGGCGGCCTGCCCGTGCCGCTGGTCGACGGTCGCCTGGTGAGCAGCCCGCGCGGCGTGCTCGTCGGCACCGACGCCGACCTGTTCTCGGTGCCGGGCCTGCGGATCGCACACCCGGAGGCCGCGCACCCGCTGCTGCTGCGGCTCGGCGCGACCGAGGCGAGCGCCGCCGAGCTGCTCGACTCCGACGCGGTGCGCGAGGCCGTCCGGCAGAGCCTCGACGACCCCGGCATGGAAGGGCCCGAACTGGTCTCCACCGTCCTGCGGCTGGTGTCGCGGGCCGGCGGCCGGCCGTGGCTGGGCGCGCTGGCGCTGCCGTCGTCCTCCGGCGAGTGGCGGCGGGCCGACGAGCTGGTGCTGCCCGACTCGGCGCTGCTGGAGGTGCTGGAGGACGACGCGCCGTTCGGCGTGCTCGCCGCTCCGGTGGCGGCGGAGTGGCCGCGCGAGGTGCTGACCGGCGTGGGCGTCATCGACGGGTTCACCGTCGTGGACGACGACTCGCCCACCGAACCGGACCACGACCTGGCCGACGAGGGCTATTGGTGGGACGCGTTCGACGTGCCGCCGACGCGGGTGCTGGGCATCCGCGACCTCGACCTGGTGGCGCGCGACAAGTGGCCGCGGGCGCTGGCCATGATGGCCGCCGACCCCGTGACGTGGCGCGCGGTGACCGAGCCCGACGGCTACACCGGCTGGTGGCTGGCCCGCTACGCGACCCTGGGCGGCGCGCCGCTCGGCTCGTGGCGGCTGCCCGACGCCGTGGAGCTGGAGGGCCTGTACGACGTGGTGCCGGACGTCGGCCTGCCCGCGCACGTGCTGGCGGCGGCGGGCGTGCGCACGTCGTTGGGCGTGCTCGACGAGGACGACGTGGCCGACCTCCTGGCCCGCCTGGGCGATCCCGCCCGCACCCTCTCCGACGCCCTGGTGCTGCGGGTCCACGCCCTGCTCGCCTCGGTGGCCGACGACGTGGGCGTCGAACCCCCCGACCGGGTCCGGGTGCTGACCGGAGCCGCCGAACCGGCGGACGACGTGCTGGTCCTGGACCTCCCGTGGCTGCTGGGCGTCCTGCCACCGGAGCAGGTCCTCACCTCGTCGGGCTCCGCCCCCGCCCTGGCCGAGCTGCTGGCCCTGCCCCTGGCCTCGGAAGAGGTGACCGGCGAGGTCGTCGGCGCCGGCGACGAGGTCGTGTGGTCGGACCTGGGCGCGGTGCGCCTGGCGTGCGAGCTCCTCGGCGTGGAGGTGCCCACGGCCACCGTGGTCGTCCACGACACCCTCGTGGTCTCCGCCGAGGGCGCCGAGCACGAGGTCCCCTGGTGGGTCGCCGACGACGTGGTCCACGCGGCCGACACCCCCGAGGGCCTGGCCCGGGCCCTGGCCTGGACCACGTCCCGCTGGGCGGACCGCCACACCTTCACCGCCCTGATCGCCACCCCGACCCCCACCACCCTCCTGGCCTGA
- a CDS encoding DUF2530 domain-containing protein, whose translation MAEQDASPLPAAPLPAPPPLPARLADPVPAIVAGTGLWFVGFLVVLLFWRSETTLLWTCLSGSLLGVIGYGVFTWQRSAARRGRRTAQQGQGLTD comes from the coding sequence GTGGCCGAACAGGACGCATCGCCCCTCCCCGCAGCACCGCTCCCCGCCCCGCCGCCGCTGCCCGCGAGGCTGGCCGACCCGGTGCCCGCCATCGTCGCCGGGACGGGGCTGTGGTTCGTCGGGTTCCTCGTCGTGCTGCTGTTCTGGCGGTCGGAGACGACGCTGCTGTGGACGTGCCTGTCCGGCAGCCTGCTGGGCGTGATCGGCTACGGCGTCTTCACGTGGCAGCGCTCCGCGGCCCGTCGCGGCCGCCGCACCGCCCAACAAGGCCAAGGCCTGACCGACTGA
- a CDS encoding NCS2 family permease, with amino-acid sequence MATADPADPAASDAAPDDTDAGSRGPGAGASAPGATAGSGAGTRVSGLDAFFKISARGSTVGREVRGGLVTFVTMAYIVVLNPLILGSFAADDPSAKVDVLGNILTVPQVAAVTALVAGVMTILFGLVANYPFALATGLGINSFVAVTIVPQVSWPEAMGLVVVNGLVVLLLVVTGVRTAVFNAVPADLKAAIAVGIGLFICFIGLVDAGFVRRVPDAAGTTVPVGLGIGGSIASWPTFVFVVGLVLTGILVARKVKGGILIGVLSATVLSVVIEAIVKAGPSAGVNPTGWNLGYPALPDEVFGLPDLSLLGDVSFGAWTRVPALTAALLVFTLVLTDFFDTVGTMTGLGKEAGLIGRDGQLPGVSKALFVDGLGAVAGGAASSSSNTVFVESAAGIAEGARTGLANVVTGLLFLAAMFLTPLYSIVPVEAAAPALVIVGALMIAQVREIDFADFSVGLPAFLTIVVMPFTYSIANGIGAGFVSYVLLRALTGRARSVHPLMWVVSAAFVVYFAIGPIQAVLGG; translated from the coding sequence ATGGCCACCGCCGACCCCGCCGACCCCGCCGCCTCTGACGCGGCCCCCGACGACACCGACGCCGGTTCACGAGGACCGGGGGCGGGGGCGTCCGCTCCCGGCGCGACCGCCGGGAGCGGTGCCGGGACCCGGGTGTCCGGGCTCGACGCGTTCTTCAAGATCTCCGCGCGCGGCTCCACGGTGGGCCGCGAGGTGCGCGGCGGCCTGGTCACGTTCGTGACCATGGCCTACATCGTCGTGCTGAACCCGCTGATCCTGGGCAGCTTCGCCGCCGACGACCCGTCCGCCAAGGTCGACGTCCTGGGCAACATCCTCACCGTGCCGCAGGTGGCGGCGGTCACGGCGCTCGTCGCGGGCGTCATGACGATCCTGTTCGGACTGGTCGCGAACTACCCGTTCGCGCTCGCCACGGGCCTGGGCATCAACTCGTTCGTCGCGGTGACGATCGTGCCGCAGGTGTCGTGGCCCGAGGCGATGGGCCTGGTCGTCGTCAACGGCCTGGTGGTGCTGCTGCTGGTCGTCACGGGCGTCCGCACGGCCGTGTTCAACGCGGTGCCCGCCGACCTGAAGGCGGCCATCGCGGTCGGCATCGGCCTGTTCATCTGCTTCATCGGCCTGGTCGACGCGGGTTTCGTGCGCCGCGTCCCGGACGCCGCGGGCACGACCGTCCCGGTCGGACTGGGCATCGGCGGCTCGATCGCGTCGTGGCCCACGTTCGTGTTCGTCGTCGGCCTGGTCCTGACCGGCATCCTGGTGGCGCGCAAGGTCAAGGGCGGCATCCTGATCGGCGTCCTGTCCGCGACCGTCCTGTCCGTCGTGATCGAGGCGATCGTCAAGGCGGGCCCGTCGGCGGGCGTGAACCCGACCGGCTGGAACCTGGGCTACCCGGCGCTGCCGGACGAGGTGTTCGGCCTGCCCGACCTCAGCCTGCTCGGCGACGTGTCGTTCGGCGCGTGGACCCGGGTGCCCGCGCTGACCGCCGCGCTGCTGGTGTTCACGCTGGTCCTGACGGACTTCTTCGACACGGTCGGCACGATGACGGGCCTGGGCAAGGAGGCCGGGCTGATCGGGAGGGACGGCCAGCTGCCGGGCGTGTCCAAGGCGCTGTTCGTGGACGGCCTGGGCGCGGTGGCGGGCGGTGCGGCGTCCTCGTCGTCGAACACCGTGTTCGTCGAGTCCGCGGCCGGCATCGCGGAGGGCGCGCGGACGGGCCTGGCGAACGTCGTGACGGGCCTGCTGTTCCTCGCCGCGATGTTCCTGACCCCGCTGTACTCGATCGTGCCGGTCGAGGCGGCGGCGCCGGCGCTGGTGATCGTCGGCGCGCTGATGATCGCCCAGGTCAGGGAGATCGACTTCGCCGACTTCTCGGTGGGGCTTCCCGCGTTCCTGACCATCGTGGTCATGCCGTTCACCTACTCCATCGCGAACGGCATCGGCGCGGGTTTCGTCAGCTACGTGCTGCTGCGCGCGCTGACCGGTCGGGCGCGCAGCGTGCACCCGTTGATGTGGGTGGTGTCGGCGGCGTTCGTCGTCTACTTCGCGATCGGGCCGATCCAGGCGGTCCTGGGCGGCTGA
- a CDS encoding MarR family winged helix-turn-helix transcriptional regulator, translating to MAETEVEAGLASRLRLAVVRLNRRLRAQRVNSAISLTQVSALSTLHKCGPLTPGELAAREGVQPPSMTRVIAALEEYGFATRRPHPTDGRQAIVELSEAGLSYIDEEVSAREAWLDVRLAELTPEERDVLSRASGIIDRMAGQ from the coding sequence GTGGCGGAGACCGAGGTGGAAGCGGGACTGGCGAGCCGGTTGCGACTGGCCGTCGTCAGGCTGAACCGCAGGCTCCGCGCGCAGCGGGTGAACTCCGCGATCTCGCTCACCCAGGTGTCCGCGCTGTCCACGCTGCACAAGTGCGGACCGCTGACGCCCGGCGAGCTGGCCGCCAGGGAAGGCGTCCAGCCGCCGTCGATGACCAGGGTCATCGCGGCGCTGGAGGAGTACGGCTTCGCCACGCGCCGCCCCCACCCCACCGACGGCCGGCAGGCCATCGTGGAGCTGAGCGAGGCGGGGTTGAGCTACATCGACGAAGAGGTGTCCGCGCGCGAGGCCTGGTTGGACGTCCGGCTGGCCGAGCTGACACCGGAGGAACGGGACGTGCTGTCGCGCGCGTCCGGGATCATCGACAGGATGGCGGGGCAGTAA
- a CDS encoding MFS transporter, whose protein sequence is MPAYAGGAETDQLDRNTAAPPPRSSMFGSLRVRNYRLYASGQVVSLVGLWMQRVAQDWLVLELSDGSPVALGIAAALQFAPTLLLSLWAGVLADRLDKRKLLLVLETGLGLCALVLGLLDVTGVAELWHVYLLCLLLGAVSAVETPVRQSFVVEMVGRDQLTNAVALNSMTFNLARMVGPAVAGGLIVFVGTGWVFLINAASFLGVLLGLFLMNPRELHRGDPVPRRKGQLREGLRYVRKRADLVILLFLVFFISTFGLNFYVTLAVLARNTFGGDASAYGLLSTMLAVGTLAGATLAAKRSANGKPRLRLLIIGALAFGVLEIVAGVLPTMWLTGVALIPLGIAMMTFTTTANATVQLAVEPAMRGRVMGLYMLVFLGGNPVGGPVMGWLAEHFTPRAPLVVGGAVSIVAAVVGGIVLARRGGLALPIPRLGLRRRSRP, encoded by the coding sequence GTGCCGGCGTACGCGGGTGGTGCAGAGACCGACCAGCTCGATCGCAACACGGCCGCACCCCCGCCGCGCAGCAGCATGTTCGGCTCCCTCCGCGTCCGCAACTACCGCCTCTACGCGTCCGGCCAGGTCGTCTCGCTGGTCGGCCTGTGGATGCAGCGCGTCGCCCAGGACTGGCTGGTCCTGGAGCTGTCGGACGGCTCACCGGTGGCGCTCGGCATCGCCGCCGCGCTCCAGTTCGCGCCGACGCTGCTGCTGTCGCTGTGGGCCGGTGTGCTCGCCGACCGGCTCGACAAGCGCAAGCTGCTGCTGGTGCTGGAGACCGGGCTCGGGCTGTGCGCGCTGGTGCTGGGGCTGCTCGACGTCACCGGCGTCGCCGAGCTGTGGCACGTCTACCTGCTGTGCCTGCTGCTCGGCGCGGTGTCCGCGGTGGAAACCCCCGTGCGGCAGAGCTTCGTGGTCGAGATGGTCGGCCGCGACCAGCTGACCAACGCCGTCGCGCTCAACTCCATGACGTTCAACCTGGCCCGGATGGTCGGCCCGGCCGTCGCCGGCGGGCTGATCGTCTTCGTCGGGACGGGCTGGGTGTTCCTGATCAACGCGGCCAGCTTCCTCGGGGTGCTGCTCGGGTTGTTCCTGATGAACCCGCGCGAACTGCACCGCGGCGACCCGGTGCCGCGCCGCAAGGGGCAGTTGCGGGAGGGGCTGCGGTACGTCCGCAAGCGCGCCGACCTGGTGATCCTGCTGTTCCTGGTGTTCTTCATCAGCACGTTCGGGTTGAACTTCTACGTGACCCTGGCGGTGTTGGCGCGTAACACCTTCGGCGGCGACGCCAGTGCGTACGGCCTGCTGTCCACGATGCTGGCGGTCGGCACCCTGGCGGGCGCGACCCTGGCCGCGAAGCGCAGCGCCAACGGCAAGCCGAGGCTGCGCTTGCTGATCATCGGCGCCCTCGCGTTCGGCGTGCTGGAGATCGTCGCCGGCGTGCTGCCCACGATGTGGCTGACGGGCGTCGCGCTGATCCCGCTGGGCATCGCCATGATGACGTTCACGACCACCGCGAACGCCACCGTGCAACTGGCCGTGGAGCCCGCGATGCGGGGTCGGGTCATGGGCCTGTACATGCTGGTGTTCCTGGGCGGCAACCCGGTGGGCGGCCCGGTGATGGGCTGGCTCGCCGAGCACTTCACCCCCCGCGCGCCGCTCGTGGTCGGCGGCGCCGTGTCGATCGTCGCGGCCGTGGTGGGCGGGATCGTGCTGGCCCGCAGGGGCGGCCTGGCCCTGCCGATCCCGCGCCTCGGCCTGCGCCGCCGCTCCCGCCCCTGA
- a CDS encoding ABC transporter permease — protein MVIATDWVRLLVVCLVLTAAAAAVVRWGGLASPGPVVRAALRATAQLAAVSAVITAVLASLPLTVGFLVLMAAVATGTSAARTGTGRRGAWVGVAILGGALPAIALLVLGGLVPVTGIALVPVGGILVGGAMTATTLSVRRALDALRDRHGEYEAALALGFTEPDAVRELVRRPAAEALLPALDQTRTVGLVTLPGAFVGMLLGGAPVWQAGALQLVVLLALLAVEAVAIVVVVELVARGFVRRASQEEELRLT, from the coding sequence GTGGTCATCGCAACGGACTGGGTCCGCCTGCTCGTCGTGTGCCTGGTCCTCACCGCCGCCGCCGCGGCGGTCGTGCGGTGGGGCGGCCTCGCGTCACCCGGACCGGTCGTCCGGGCGGCCCTGCGGGCGACCGCGCAACTCGCCGCCGTGTCCGCCGTCATCACGGCGGTGCTCGCGTCCCTGCCCCTGACGGTCGGCTTCCTCGTCCTGATGGCCGCCGTGGCGACCGGCACGTCCGCCGCCCGCACCGGGACCGGCCGGCGGGGCGCGTGGGTCGGGGTCGCCATCCTCGGCGGCGCGCTTCCCGCCATCGCGCTGCTGGTGCTCGGCGGCCTGGTGCCGGTGACCGGCATCGCGCTCGTCCCCGTCGGCGGCATCCTCGTCGGCGGCGCGATGACCGCGACCACGCTGTCCGTTCGGCGCGCCCTCGACGCGCTGCGGGACCGGCACGGCGAGTACGAGGCGGCGCTGGCGCTCGGCTTCACCGAACCGGACGCGGTGCGCGAACTCGTGCGCCGGCCCGCCGCCGAGGCCCTCCTGCCCGCGCTCGACCAGACCCGCACGGTGGGGTTGGTGACGCTGCCCGGCGCGTTCGTCGGGATGCTGCTCGGCGGTGCGCCGGTGTGGCAGGCGGGGGCGCTGCAACTCGTCGTGCTGCTCGCCCTGCTGGCGGTGGAGGCGGTGGCGATCGTCGTGGTCGTGGAACTCGTGGCACGCGGTTTCGTGCGCCGGGCTTCACAAGAAGAGGAGCTTAGGCTAACCTAA
- a CDS encoding ABC-F family ATP-binding cassette domain-containing protein yields the protein MSALTARGVSLSFGPHTVLAAVDLDVPAGERVGLIAPNGVGKSTLLRVLAGELRPDTGTVTARGHVAHLTQETSPHPGESLRDHLARRTGVAAAVQRFERATAALTAGTPGADDAYARAFDEWTASGAPDFAERADEVCERLGLPASLLDDRGPDELSGGQSARLRLAAVLLTTADVLLLDEPTNDLDLAGLELLEAHVLRSRAAMVLVSHDREFLARTTTAIAELDEFTRGVTAYGGGWEAYAHEQAAARRRAREEYETYAARRDALVARSRRTREWSRAGVRRVARSDESDKNIKHARKQGAENLSGKASAADRALDRLDEVEEPREPWELRLTLPSAGRGSQVAFTLRRAVVRRGDVELGPVDLTVGAGERWRVVGPNGAGKSTLLAALLGRLPLVSGDRAQGPNVVVGEVDQVRADFATTTPVLDVVVDSTGLSPEEARTLLAKFRIGADAVLRPSASLSPGERTRAGLAVLQARGTTCLVLDEPTNHLDLAAIEQLERALADYAGTLLLVTHDRRLADAVGVDHTLEVRTLAR from the coding sequence GTGTCCGCACTGACCGCCAGGGGTGTGTCGCTGTCGTTCGGCCCGCACACCGTGCTCGCCGCCGTCGACCTCGACGTCCCCGCCGGCGAACGCGTGGGCCTGATCGCGCCCAACGGCGTCGGCAAGTCCACCCTCCTGCGCGTCCTCGCCGGCGAACTGCGCCCCGACACCGGCACCGTCACCGCCCGCGGCCACGTCGCCCACCTCACCCAGGAGACCTCACCGCACCCCGGCGAATCCCTGCGCGACCACCTCGCCCGCCGCACCGGCGTCGCCGCCGCCGTCCAGCGCTTCGAACGCGCCACCGCCGCGCTGACCGCCGGGACACCCGGCGCCGACGACGCCTATGCCCGCGCGTTCGACGAGTGGACCGCCTCCGGCGCACCCGACTTCGCCGAACGCGCCGACGAGGTGTGCGAACGCCTCGGCCTGCCCGCGTCCCTCCTGGACGACCGCGGCCCCGACGAGCTGTCCGGGGGCCAGTCCGCCCGCCTGCGCCTCGCCGCCGTGCTGCTCACCACCGCCGACGTGCTGCTGCTCGACGAACCCACCAACGACCTCGACCTCGCCGGCCTGGAACTGCTGGAGGCGCACGTGCTGCGCAGCCGCGCCGCCATGGTCCTAGTCAGCCACGACCGCGAGTTCCTCGCCCGCACCACCACCGCCATCGCCGAACTCGACGAGTTCACCAGGGGCGTCACCGCGTACGGCGGCGGCTGGGAGGCGTACGCGCACGAACAGGCCGCCGCCCGCCGCCGCGCCCGCGAGGAGTACGAGACCTACGCCGCCAGGCGCGACGCGCTCGTCGCCCGCTCCCGCCGGACCCGCGAGTGGTCCAGGGCGGGCGTGCGGCGCGTCGCCAGGTCCGACGAGAGCGACAAGAACATCAAGCACGCGCGCAAGCAGGGCGCCGAGAACCTCTCCGGCAAGGCGTCCGCCGCCGACCGCGCCCTCGACCGCCTCGACGAGGTCGAGGAACCCCGCGAACCGTGGGAACTGCGCCTCACCCTCCCGTCCGCCGGCCGCGGCAGCCAGGTCGCGTTCACCCTGCGCCGGGCGGTCGTGCGACGCGGCGACGTCGAACTCGGCCCCGTCGACCTCACCGTCGGCGCGGGCGAGCGGTGGCGCGTCGTGGGACCCAACGGCGCCGGCAAGTCCACCCTCCTGGCAGCCCTGCTCGGCCGCCTGCCACTGGTCTCCGGCGACCGGGCGCAGGGGCCGAACGTCGTCGTCGGCGAAGTGGACCAGGTGCGCGCCGACTTCGCCACCACCACGCCCGTGCTCGACGTCGTGGTCGACTCCACCGGCCTGTCGCCCGAGGAGGCGAGGACCCTGCTGGCGAAGTTCCGGATCGGCGCCGACGCCGTGCTGCGGCCGTCCGCGTCGCTGTCGCCGGGCGAGCGGACCCGGGCCGGCCTGGCGGTGCTCCAGGCACGCGGCACGACGTGCCTCGTGCTGGACGAACCCACCAACCACCTGGACCTGGCGGCCATCGAACAACTCGAACGGGCTCTCGCCGACTACGCGGGCACCCTGCTGCTGGTCACCCACGACCGAAGGCTCGCCGACGCGGTGGGGGTGGACCACACCCTGGAGGTCCGAACCCTGGCAAGATAG
- a CDS encoding glutamate-cysteine ligase family protein, producing MGTDVSSRTFTREDRQRYRERMQRCMDALGTMLVEDSFSFPRQQMGLEIELNLVDGACRPAMANSEVLEKIDDPSFTLELGQHNLEVNVPPRELAGNETLDLERELVSTLASADDKAHDAGTSIVMIGVLPTLRQEHFERRWLSNQPRYAVLNDRILAERGEEVALSISGELSPLPGRTGEKLAGYAESIMPEAACTSVQLHLQVAPDDFAAHWNAAQALAGVQVAIAANSPFLLGRALWHETRIPLFLQATDTRTQELKNQGVRPRVWFGERWITSIFDLFEENVRYFPALLPETGDEDPLDVLGSGGTPSLTELRLHNGTVWRWNRPVYDVVDGVPHLRVENRVLPAGPTVLDTMANAAFFYGAQRALTTSERPLWSQMSFHAAEENLYAGSRHGMSAQLYWPGIGWVPPDELVLRRLLPLAHEGLRDCGVSDEARERYLGVIEARCLARRTGSQWQRETVAMLEERGADRDTALSAMLARYVELMHGGEPVHTWPVAP from the coding sequence ATGGGTACGGATGTGTCCAGTCGGACGTTCACCAGGGAAGATCGCCAGCGCTACCGCGAGCGCATGCAGCGGTGCATGGACGCGCTGGGGACCATGTTGGTCGAGGACAGCTTCTCGTTCCCGCGTCAGCAGATGGGGTTGGAGATCGAACTGAACCTGGTCGACGGCGCGTGCCGGCCGGCCATGGCCAACTCCGAGGTCCTGGAGAAGATCGACGACCCCTCGTTCACGCTCGAACTGGGGCAGCACAACCTGGAGGTGAACGTCCCGCCGCGCGAGCTGGCCGGGAACGAGACGCTCGACCTGGAGCGGGAACTGGTCTCCACGCTGGCGTCGGCCGACGACAAGGCGCACGACGCCGGGACGTCCATCGTGATGATCGGGGTGCTGCCGACGTTGCGGCAGGAGCACTTCGAACGGCGGTGGCTGTCCAACCAGCCGCGCTACGCGGTGCTCAACGACCGCATCCTCGCCGAGCGCGGCGAGGAGGTCGCGCTGTCCATCTCCGGCGAGCTGTCGCCGCTGCCCGGCCGGACCGGCGAGAAGCTGGCCGGCTACGCGGAGTCGATCATGCCGGAGGCGGCTTGCACGTCCGTGCAGCTGCACCTCCAAGTGGCGCCGGACGACTTCGCGGCGCACTGGAACGCGGCGCAGGCACTGGCCGGGGTGCAGGTGGCGATCGCGGCGAACTCGCCGTTCCTGCTGGGGCGGGCGCTGTGGCACGAGACCCGGATACCGCTCTTCCTCCAGGCCACCGACACCAGGACGCAGGAGCTGAAGAACCAGGGCGTCCGGCCGCGCGTGTGGTTCGGGGAGCGGTGGATCACGTCCATCTTCGACTTGTTCGAGGAGAACGTGCGGTACTTCCCCGCACTGCTGCCGGAAACCGGCGACGAGGACCCGCTGGACGTGCTGGGGTCGGGCGGGACGCCGTCGTTGACGGAGCTGAGGCTGCACAACGGGACGGTGTGGCGCTGGAACCGGCCGGTGTACGACGTGGTGGACGGGGTTCCACACCTGCGGGTGGAGAACCGCGTACTGCCGGCGGGGCCGACGGTGCTGGACACGATGGCCAACGCGGCGTTCTTCTACGGCGCGCAGCGGGCGCTGACGACCTCGGAACGTCCACTGTGGAGTCAGATGTCGTTCCACGCGGCGGAGGAGAACCTGTACGCCGGTTCGCGGCACGGGATGAGCGCGCAGCTCTACTGGCCGGGCATCGGCTGGGTCCCCCCGGACGAACTGGTGCTGCGCAGGCTGCTCCCCCTCGCCCACGAGGGCCTGCGCGACTGCGGCGTGTCCGACGAGGCGCGGGAGCGCTACCTCGGCGTCATCGAGGCCCGGTGCCTGGCGCGGCGGACCGGTTCGCAGTGGCAGCGCGAGACCGTGGCGATGCTGGAGGAACGGGGCGCCGACCGGGACACCGCGCTGTCCGCGATGCTGGCCAGGTACGTGGAACTCATGCACGGGGGCGAACCGGTCCACACCTGGCCGGTGGCCCCGTGA